Proteins from one Bartonella sp. HY328 genomic window:
- a CDS encoding 2Fe-2S iron-sulfur cluster-binding protein yields the protein MVKILFITLPEMKEIALNGEIGTSLMELAVINDVKGIIGECGGACSCATCHVYISDEWSTKLPDATTMENDMLDFVDNVKENSRLACQIFLTADLNGLKVFIP from the coding sequence ATGGTAAAAATATTGTTTATAACTTTGCCTGAAATGAAAGAAATCGCACTAAATGGTGAAATTGGTACATCTCTAATGGAATTAGCAGTTATAAATGATGTTAAGGGAATCATTGGCGAATGTGGTGGGGCATGTTCATGCGCTACCTGTCATGTCTATATTAGCGATGAATGGAGTACCAAACTACCTGACGCAACTACCATGGAAAATGATATGTTAGATTTTGTCGATAATGTTAAGGAAAATTCGCGTTTAGCCTGCCAAATATTTTTAACTGCAGATTTAAATGGTCTTAAAGTTTTCATTCCTTAA
- a CDS encoding HU family DNA-binding protein, with protein sequence MNKNELVSSVAEKAGLTKVQAGAAVDAFIASVTEALAAGGDVRLPGFGAFEVSHRAATKGRIPTTNVEIDIPARNVPKFSAGKSLKEAVNTK encoded by the coding sequence ATGAATAAGAACGAACTCGTCAGCTCTGTTGCAGAAAAAGCTGGTCTTACAAAAGTGCAGGCTGGTGCAGCTGTAGATGCATTTATTGCCTCTGTTACTGAAGCATTGGCAGCAGGCGGTGATGTACGTTTACCTGGTTTTGGTGCTTTTGAAGTTTCCCATCGCGCTGCTACTAAGGGTCGTATTCCAACAACCAATGTAGAAATTGATATTCCTGCTCGCAACGTACCAAAATTCTCTGCAGGCAAGTCTCTTAAAGAAGCTGTTAATACAAAGTAA